One Brassica oleracea var. oleracea cultivar TO1000 chromosome C7, BOL, whole genome shotgun sequence genomic window carries:
- the LOC106306446 gene encoding uncharacterized protein LOC106306446 isoform X2 yields MSAPGKFDYSSGGPDRTTLYRSNLAAAQMERSSTFRETVEHHPVSSSSHPNALRRSTSPLAQTDVTNFFQCLRFDPKVVAADHKSFIRHGDFKRHVNIALGIQGDESLSATLKGKLIPSPVPEEIKRLKAGLRENNVKARERVKIFNEASSVFNKFFPTVPTKKRSRPEGFSSDRLALGPGLGKMGIQGQTLPGCFEFDEQNVDERPKSGAINKRTRTSMMDVRSNAIVRAAVDRDKDTMRMANHNAVQGEDRSSIGTDGWEKSKMKKKRSGIKTDGPSSLASNKAVDGYQDLKQGIPKPAGDSRLRLNGDSNMSRHGSVNGAVPYGRSDSLSRQTGLAGGSLPSRDSDHSSLYSEKRERAIASDKERVNLRAINKSNIHDESNSSSPKINVTVRGPRSGSGLPPKLSPVVHNTPSPSDWDISGCTNKPPLLSGVPNRKRMTSNRSSSPPVTQWAGQRPKKISRVARRTSLVPFVSSNDDIPSSDNMSDVGCSETSFGFPRRSPAASPRMRLKGENSLSTTALSGSEEFSPPEIKSKDKGKQSDEVDGKAALNVRKLSITGLQSRKNKLVFSGEELRDGVRRQGRTGRGFGSTRSVNPMGVMRHGTTKQLRSARNSSDKNERVGRPPTRKLSDRKAYKRQRNTSANATTLDFLDDGHEELLAAVNSAINFAQNFSSPFWKQMERYFCFISDAHINFVKQLGGISPMSTTPVGTSSDFDGREKFSEGLTTSRVDSKASPLYQRLLSALISEDSASVNEDLQFDGFGADAESEFSALNHMEFNGYRSDKLEFDELEDDVSVIPLKGVNSSAHIVSGRFTDHLYADFSDIQYETLGIDEKIYLEAQSIGICLEPMANISNVEDEGIVDEIKTLEEAVYEVGSKKKEMLNRLLTPALEMKELQEKEFDRLGYEKLIEMAYEKSKASRRHHSASGKSSANKVSKQAAFAFMKRTLGRCRQFEETGKSCFSESTFKNILVAGLTQIEDNPTDKEDILSASTPMGSQPSSSLALRIKQNTENYTDSSEHTLREGKDETMWLNRTKERELLLDDVCGTPLSSSTKGKRSDRDRDGKGQASSSRGRGTKKMGRPALSNNAKGERKSKTKPRLKTTPMFSSPSVSILEQNRTSSSKPTDTNNSEYSNLETLDETEPLDLSGLQIPDGLGGPDDFDAQAGDLSSWLNIDDNALQDNDIDLLGLQIPMDDLSDLKMMV; encoded by the exons ATGTCAGCACCTGGGAAGTTTGATTATTCTTCCGGTGGGCCAGATAGGACTACGTTATACAGGTCCAACTTAGCTGCTGCACAGATGGAAAGATCTAGTACCTTTCGCGAGACGGTTGAACACCATCCTGTCTCGTCATCTTCTCACCCGAACGCGTTGAGAAGAAGCACTTCACCGTTAGCACAAACCGACGTAACGAATTTCTTTCAGTGTTTGCGTTTTGATCCGAAGGTGGTTGCCGCGGATCACAAGTCTTTTATTCGTCACGGTGACTTTAAGCGTCATGTGAATATCGCTCTTGGGATTCAGGGAGATGAATCTCTAAGTGCAACGCTGAAAGGGAAGTTGATTCCGTCTCCTGTACCAGAAGAGATTAAAAGACTGAAGGCTGGTCTGCGCGAAAACAATGTGAAGGCCAG GGAGCGTGTCAAAATTTTCAACGAAGCGTCCTCTGTATTTAACAAGTTTTTTCCTACCGTACCTACAAAGAAAAGGTCTCGACCGGAAGGGTTTTCCAGTGACCGCTTGGCTTTAGGGCCTGGTTTAGGTAAAATGGGAATACAAGGTCAGACTCTGCCTGGCTGTTTTGAGTTTGACGAGCAAAATGTGGACGAACGACCTAAAAGTGGTGCAATAAATAAGCGGACACGTACTTCCATG ATGGATGTTCGAAGTAATGCTATTGTTCGAGCTGCTGTAGATAGGGATAAAGACACAATGAGGATGGCAAATCATAATGCAGTTCAGGGTGAAGATCGATCTTCAATTGGTACTGATGGTTGGGAAAAGTCGAAAATGAAGAAAAAACGATCTGGCATAAAAACAGATGGTCCTTCTAGTTTGGCTTCAAATAAAGCTGTTGATGGTTACCAGGACTTGAAGCAGGGCATACCAAAACCAGCTGGTGATTCCAGGTTGAGATTGAATGGTGACTCGAACATGTCAAG GCATGGGTCAGTAAACGGGGCTGTACCATATGGAAGATCTGATAGCCTCTCTCGGCAGACAGGCTTGGCAGGGGGTTCCTTGCCTTCCAGAGATTCAGATCACAGTTCGTTGTACAGTGAGAAGAGAGAACGAGCTATTGCCTCAGATAAGGAAAGGGTGAATCTCAGGGCTATCAACAA GTCAAATATTCACGATGAATCCAATTCTTCAAGCCCAAAAATAAATGTTACAGTTCGTGGTCCGAGATCAGGATCAGGGCTTCCGCCGAAACTTTCTCCGGTTGTCCATAACACTCCTTCTCCAAGTGATTGGGATATTTCTGGTTGTACAAACAAACCTCCATTGTTGTCTGGGGTTCCTAATCGCAAGCGTATGACATCAAACCGATCTTCATCACCACCTGTCACTCAATGGGCCGGTCAAAGACCAAAAAAGATATCCCGTGTTGCAAGGAGAACGAGCTTGGTCCCATTTGTTTCAAGCAATGACGACATTCCTTCATCAGACAACATGTCAGATGTTGGTTGTAGTGAAACAAGTTTTGGATTTCCTAGACGCTCGCCAGCAGCTTCTCCTCGAATGAGATTAAAAGGTGAGAATAGCTTGTCTACAACAGCTTTATCAGGAAGTGAAGAATTTAGCCCCCCTGAGATCAAATCTAAAGACAAGGGAAAGCAATCTGATGAGGTTGATGGTAAAGCTGCTCTGAATGTCCGTAAGCTCTCCATCACTGGTTTACAATCGAGAAAAAACAAGCTTGTCTTCTCTGGAGAAGAGCTTAGAGATGGTGTGAGGAGACAAGGAAGGACAGGCCGTGGCTTTGGTTCAACAAGGTCTGTAAACCCAATGGGAGTTATGAGACATGGAACAACAAAACAACTTCGCAGTGCAAGAAATAGTTCTGACAAGAATGAAAG GGTAGGTCGTCCACCCACTAGGAAGCTCTCTGACCGCAAGGCTTACAAACGTCAGAGAAATACATCGGCAAACGCTACAACACTAGATTTTCTTG ATGATGGGCATGAAGAGCTACTAGCTGCTGTTAACTCCGCTATTAACTTTG CTCAGAATTTTTCTAGCCCTTTCTGGAAGCAAATGGAGCGCTATTTTTGCTTTATATCTGATGCACATATCAATTTTGTGAAACAGCTG GGTGGCATCTCCCCCATGAGTACTACACCAGTTGGGACATCTTCAGACTTCGATGGTCGTGAAAAATTTTCCGAGGGACTTACAACCAGTAGAGTGGATTCTAAAGCTTCGCCCCTTTATCAGAGATTGCTATCAGCTCTGATTTCAGAGGACTCAGCCAGTGTAAATGAAGATTTACAATTTGATGGATTTGGAGCCGATGCTGAGTCAGAATTCAGTGCTTTGAATCATATGGAGTTCAATGGTTATAGGAGTGATAAACTGGAATTTGATGAGCTAGAAGATGATGTGTCTGTTATCCCGCTCAAGGGTGTTAATAGCTCAGCCCACATTGTCAGTGGAAGATTTACAGATCACTTATACGCCGACTTCTCAGACATTCAGTATGAAACTTTGGGGATAGATGAGAAGATATATTTGGAAGCTCAATCTATTGGCATTTGCTTGGAACCTATG GCTAATATCTCAAACGTGGAGGATGAAGGAATAGTTGACGAGATCAAAACGTTAGAGGAGGCTGTCTACGAGGTG GGTTCCAAGAAGAAAGAGATGTTGAATCGGTTACTAACGCCTGCCCTAGAGATGAAAGAACTTCAGGAGAA GGAGTTTGATCGGCTTGGTTACGAAAAACTCATCGAAATGGCATATGAAAAGAGCAAG GCAAGTCGGCGGCATCACTCCGCTAGTGGAAAGAGTTCAGCTAACAAGGTATCAAAGCAGGCCGCATTTGCTTTCATGAAACGGACGCTTGGAAGATGTCGACAATTCGAAGAAACAGGCAAAAGCTGCTTTAGTGAGTCTACATTCAAGAACATCCTCGTTGCCGGGCTTACTCAAATTGAAGATAATCCCACGGACAAGGAAGATATTTTATCAGCTTCAA CACCGATGGGATCACAGCCTAGCTCATCATTGGCATTGCGAATTAAGCAGAACACGGAGAATTATACAGATTCTTCTGAACATACTTTACGGGAAGGGAAAGATGAAACGATGTGGTTAAATAGAACGAAGGAGAGAGAGTTGCTACTTGATGATGTGTGTGGGACACCACTTTCAAGCAGTACAAAAGGGAAGAGAAGTGACAGAGACAGAGATGGAAAAGGACAGGCTTCATCATCGAGAGGCAGAGGAACTAAAAAGATGGGTCGGCCTGCACTGTCAAATAACGCCAAGGGTGAACGGAAATCGAAAACAAAACCTAGGCTGAAAACAACTCCTATGTTTTCTTCTCCTTCTGTCAGTATCCTGGAGCAAAACAGAACATCATCGTCCAAACCAACTGATACAAACAACAGCGAGTATAGTAACTTGGAGACACTGGACGAGACAGAGCCACTTGACCTATCTGGCCTGCAGATACCAGACGGTTTAGGTGGTCCAGATGATTTCGATGCACAAGCAGGAGATCTAAGCTCATGGTTGAACATCGATGACAATGCCTTACAAGATAATGATATAGATCTCCTTGGACTTCAAATACCCATGGATGATCTTTCAGACTTAAAGATGATGGTATAA